A window from Chloroflexota bacterium encodes these proteins:
- the ispG gene encoding flavodoxin-dependent (E)-4-hydroxy-3-methylbut-2-enyl-diphosphate synthase, which translates to MIPRRVSKQLKIGDVTIGGGAPIRVQSMTTAFTRDVEASVAEILGLAEAGCEIVRVAVPHKEDADALPEIRRRSPIPVIADIHFDYRLALRALEAGVDGLRLNPGNIGSREKTRMVVKEAKDRQVPMRIGVNVGSLESRLIPELMMLEGDEKVEKTAAAMVESALDHVKILEDMDFTDIKISLKASDVPTTILAYQLIADRVEYPLHLGITEAGTPKAGMVKSAVGLGVLLYQGIGDTLRVSLAAESTEEVFAGYEILKSLGLREHGPTLIACPTCGRCEIELIELAERVESFLQSVKEPVKVAVMGCVVNGPGEARDADVGIAGGRGKGALFRKGKPVRSCKEDELFDLLIEEVDEIVAQKQAERAVAT; encoded by the coding sequence ATGATCCCTCGACGTGTATCCAAACAGCTTAAGATCGGCGACGTCACGATTGGCGGCGGCGCGCCGATTCGCGTGCAATCCATGACCACCGCCTTTACGCGGGACGTGGAGGCAAGTGTGGCGGAAATCCTCGGTCTGGCCGAGGCCGGGTGCGAGATTGTGCGCGTGGCCGTGCCGCACAAGGAAGATGCTGACGCGCTGCCTGAGATTCGCAGACGTTCCCCGATTCCGGTGATTGCCGACATTCACTTCGATTACCGCCTGGCGCTGCGAGCCTTGGAAGCGGGCGTGGACGGTCTGCGCCTGAATCCCGGTAATATCGGCAGCCGAGAAAAGACCCGCATGGTGGTGAAAGAAGCCAAGGACCGCCAGGTGCCGATGCGGATCGGCGTCAACGTAGGCTCTTTGGAATCGCGGCTCATCCCAGAATTGATGATGCTCGAAGGCGATGAAAAAGTCGAAAAGACGGCGGCGGCGATGGTGGAGTCTGCGCTCGACCACGTCAAGATCCTGGAAGACATGGACTTTACCGACATCAAGATTTCGCTTAAGGCATCGGACGTACCGACCACGATCCTCGCATACCAACTCATCGCCGACCGTGTCGAATATCCGCTCCACCTGGGCATCACGGAAGCCGGCACCCCCAAGGCCGGCATGGTCAAGAGCGCCGTTGGGCTTGGCGTCCTGCTCTATCAGGGCATCGGCGATACGTTGCGAGTTTCGTTGGCGGCGGAGTCTACCGAGGAAGTCTTTGCCGGCTATGAGATTCTCAAGTCGCTGGGACTCCGCGAGCACGGCCCCACGCTCATCGCCTGCCCCACCTGCGGTCGCTGTGAGATCGAACTCATCGAGCTGGCGGAGCGCGTCGAGAGCTTCCTGCAAAGCGTCAAGGAACCGGTCAAAGTCGCGGTGATGGGCTGCGTGGTGAATGGCCCGGGCGAGGCACGGGATGCCGACGTTGGCATCGCCGGCGGGCGCGGCAAGGGCGCCCTCTTCCGCAAGGGAAAGCCGGTGCGAAGCTGCAAGGAAGATGAACTCTTCGATTTGCTCATCGAGGAAGTCGATGAGATTGTGGCCCAGAAGCAGGCAGAGCGGGCCGTCGCGACATAG
- a CDS encoding DUF1640 domain-containing protein, translating into MAIIDTHKAFERLNSAGFDREKAEAILDTLGETGESLATKSDLRDLEQRLTIRLEGLVAAGIAISAVLDIFTQ; encoded by the coding sequence GTGGCAATCATTGACACGCACAAAGCGTTTGAACGGCTGAACTCGGCCGGATTCGATAGGGAAAAGGCAGAGGCCATTCTGGACACCTTGGGCGAAACTGGAGAGTCCCTGGCCACCAAGTCTGATCTCAGAGACTTGGAACAGCGTCTGACCATTCGCCTGGAGGGGCTTGTGGCGGCGGGCATTGCAATCTCGGCAGTGCTGGACATCTTCACGCAATAG
- a CDS encoding alpha/beta fold hydrolase gives MLKWLKRGFILGVTAVTAYVAYTRFRPRPIPVESLRTDGKFITVEGLRIHYRTAGAGPPLILIHGIGASLFAWRLVFDQFAENHTVYALDLKGHGLSDKPNSGDYSPFGMADLVAHFMDALDVESAKIIGLSMGGAVGTALAIRHPMRVQQLVLISAAGYPLNYHVMPLIVRFASTSLGSAFVAFVLRQRKSIEWYLRSCFYDPNGICTPEMIDGYFLPLLTPGLGGVVPLLARDFGQTSLAHRLKEVAAPTLIVWGQYDAVIPMHWGYRFQRDIANAQLVVFPKCGHCPHEECPQQFLEVVNGFFQGGIVDSSSQPEGILPANP, from the coding sequence ATGCTCAAGTGGTTGAAACGCGGCTTTATCTTAGGAGTCACCGCCGTGACTGCCTACGTGGCCTATACACGTTTCAGGCCACGACCAATTCCTGTGGAGTCACTCCGCACCGACGGTAAGTTCATAACTGTAGAGGGCTTGCGGATTCACTACCGTACGGCCGGCGCGGGCCCGCCATTGATTCTCATCCACGGCATCGGCGCCAGTCTCTTTGCCTGGCGTCTTGTCTTTGATCAGTTTGCTGAGAATCACACGGTGTATGCGCTTGATCTGAAGGGTCACGGGCTCTCCGATAAGCCTAACTCCGGCGACTACTCACCTTTCGGCATGGCCGACCTGGTGGCACACTTCATGGATGCGTTAGATGTAGAATCCGCCAAGATCATAGGCTTATCCATGGGCGGCGCGGTGGGGACCGCATTGGCAATCAGGCATCCCATGCGTGTTCAGCAATTGGTGCTCATCAGTGCGGCAGGTTACCCACTCAACTACCACGTCATGCCGCTGATTGTTCGGTTCGCCAGTACGTCCCTTGGGAGCGCATTTGTAGCATTCGTGTTGCGCCAGCGAAAATCCATCGAGTGGTATTTGCGCAGTTGTTTCTACGATCCTAACGGCATCTGTACACCCGAAATGATAGATGGCTACTTCCTGCCGTTGCTAACGCCGGGATTGGGCGGCGTGGTGCCACTGCTGGCACGCGACTTCGGGCAGACCAGTCTCGCCCATCGCCTCAAAGAGGTAGCCGCCCCGACCCTAATCGTCTGGGGACAGTATGATGCCGTGATCCCTATGCATTGGGGTTACCGCTTTCAGCGGGACATAGCCAACGCTCAATTGGTTGTCTTCCCTAAGTGCGGACACTGTCCTCACGAGGAATGTCCCCAGCAATTCCTGGAGGTGGTGAATGGCTTCTTCCAGGGGGGAATCGTTGACTCCAGCTCTCAGCCAGAAGGCATTCTCCCGGCAAACCCGTAG
- the thrB gene encoding homoserine kinase, producing the protein MAASFPVFGVRVPATTANLGPGFDAFGMALTLYNEFTVGPAEHGPKVTVEGEGTAELAGDEDNLFTQAFARAFESVEETPPPISLHMRNSIPLFRGLGSSASATVGGLVAANYILENALSSERLLQLAFNIEGHPDNVAAALFGGLIVCAADGEELPTYARVPVPDNLHAVVCIPDQHLPTELARGVVPKEVSLSDAVYNIGHAALLLTGITQADGALIRVGMNDRLHQPHRATIFPAMEPIMDAALAAGACGSALSGAGSSILALTFCNPDEIAAAMLAAAESHKSPARTRLLSCAEQGAVAKRL; encoded by the coding sequence ATGGCAGCTAGTTTTCCGGTGTTCGGTGTGCGGGTGCCGGCCACTACCGCAAATCTGGGACCTGGCTTCGATGCGTTTGGCATGGCACTTACGCTCTACAATGAGTTCACCGTAGGCCCGGCAGAGCATGGCCCCAAAGTCACAGTCGAGGGTGAAGGGACGGCAGAGCTTGCAGGCGATGAAGACAATCTCTTCACGCAGGCATTTGCCCGTGCCTTTGAATCAGTTGAGGAAACACCACCTCCTATCAGCCTGCACATGCGGAACAGCATTCCGCTATTTCGGGGACTAGGCAGCAGCGCCAGTGCGACGGTGGGTGGATTGGTGGCGGCCAATTACATTCTCGAAAATGCGCTCTCATCTGAGAGGCTGCTGCAACTTGCATTTAATATAGAGGGCCACCCCGACAACGTGGCCGCCGCATTGTTTGGGGGCCTCATTGTTTGTGCCGCAGACGGCGAAGAATTGCCGACCTATGCGCGAGTCCCCGTGCCGGATAACCTCCACGCGGTGGTCTGTATTCCCGATCAGCACTTGCCTACGGAACTCGCCCGCGGAGTGGTTCCCAAAGAGGTATCTCTTAGCGACGCGGTCTACAACATCGGACATGCAGCTCTCTTGCTCACAGGAATCACGCAAGCTGACGGAGCATTGATCCGTGTGGGCATGAACGACCGCCTGCATCAACCCCATCGCGCTACCATATTTCCCGCCATGGAACCGATCATGGATGCGGCCCTCGCGGCGGGGGCGTGCGGTAGCGCCCTATCCGGCGCCGGATCGTCGATTCTGGCGCTGACCTTCTGCAATCCTGACGAAATTGCCGCTGCCATGCTCGCCGCTGCCGAGTCCCACAAGTCACCCGCCCGCACTCGTTTATTGTCCTGCGCAGAGCAGGGGGCCGTTGCGAAGAGACTCTGA
- the ade gene encoding adenine deaminase, whose protein sequence is MSVDLVLRGGTIVDVVAKRCYAGDVLIKDGLIHSIARTPATVEAAETLDIARQYVIPGFIDPHLHIESSLLSPLEFAQAAVRRGTTAVFVDPHEIANVAGNDGIVLFLRHAAVAPLDIFIGVPSCVPATAFEDSGAALALDDIEELLPHPRVYGLAEMMNFPGIIHNLGDARAKVESAFDLGKVVDGHAPGVTGHDLALYVTNGTNDGTVRIMSDHESRTGPEALEKRRAGMTVAMRYGSATKDLDQILPFLAEQGESLDGFMLCSDDLDAEELHTHGHVDRIVRRARDILVQHAGLNTEQAAIQAIRMATLHPARYFSRFFRHHGYSEMGAIIPGRVANLAILDSLDTLECSTAIHRGEVVVAGGEVARREHPGDYGQLLQSVRVERPVAASNFVVPFSGQGTEATVRVIGAEDGSLATKHKVLRLPAGNGEIQADLVQDVVKIAVIERHHNTGLHAVGFVSGLGMQRGAVASTVGHDSHNLIVAGVDETAMAAAAKHLVAIGGGMAVALGNELTSLPLEICGLMSTATIDSVVPQYRLLLAAAKQTGTTSKNVFLLLSFLALPVIPQLKITNRGLVDVDAFAPVPLLVE, encoded by the coding sequence ATGAGCGTCGATCTGGTATTGCGGGGCGGCACCATCGTCGACGTCGTAGCAAAGCGCTGCTACGCTGGCGATGTTCTCATCAAAGATGGTTTGATCCACAGCATTGCGCGCACGCCCGCCACGGTTGAGGCAGCCGAGACGCTCGACATTGCAAGGCAATACGTCATTCCGGGATTCATCGACCCGCACCTACACATCGAAAGCAGCCTCCTCAGTCCGCTCGAATTCGCACAGGCCGCCGTGAGGCGTGGCACCACGGCCGTCTTTGTTGACCCGCACGAGATTGCCAACGTGGCCGGCAACGACGGCATCGTCCTCTTCCTGCGACATGCCGCAGTCGCTCCCCTCGACATCTTCATCGGTGTCCCCTCGTGCGTGCCGGCCACGGCTTTCGAGGACTCCGGAGCAGCGCTCGCCCTCGACGACATCGAGGAGCTCTTACCGCATCCCCGCGTCTATGGGCTTGCCGAGATGATGAACTTTCCCGGCATCATCCATAACCTGGGAGACGCCCGCGCCAAAGTGGAGAGTGCCTTCGACCTGGGCAAAGTCGTTGACGGCCATGCGCCGGGCGTAACGGGACACGACCTTGCGCTTTATGTCACAAACGGTACGAACGACGGCACGGTCAGGATTATGTCTGACCACGAGTCTCGCACAGGGCCGGAGGCCCTGGAGAAGCGCCGGGCAGGCATGACCGTCGCTATGCGCTATGGCAGCGCCACGAAGGACCTGGATCAAATCCTGCCCTTCCTGGCGGAGCAAGGGGAAAGTCTGGATGGCTTCATGCTCTGCAGCGACGATCTCGATGCGGAGGAGCTGCACACTCACGGTCATGTTGACCGGATCGTGCGCCGGGCGCGCGACATCCTCGTACAACATGCGGGATTGAACACTGAACAAGCCGCAATCCAGGCGATCAGGATGGCGACCTTACACCCGGCGCGCTACTTCTCTCGCTTCTTTCGCCACCACGGCTACTCTGAAATGGGAGCAATCATCCCCGGCAGAGTTGCCAATCTCGCTATTCTCGACTCGTTGGATACCCTTGAGTGCTCGACCGCAATCCATCGCGGCGAGGTCGTCGTCGCCGGCGGTGAGGTAGCACGACGGGAGCACCCCGGCGATTACGGGCAACTCCTGCAATCGGTAAGAGTTGAAAGGCCCGTTGCAGCATCCAATTTCGTCGTACCCTTTAGCGGACAGGGAACAGAGGCAACCGTGCGCGTCATTGGCGCTGAAGACGGCAGCCTAGCGACGAAACACAAAGTCCTTCGACTGCCGGCAGGCAACGGGGAAATTCAGGCCGACCTTGTGCAGGATGTTGTGAAGATTGCCGTGATCGAGCGCCATCACAACACCGGCCTGCACGCCGTAGGTTTCGTCAGCGGCCTTGGCATGCAACGTGGGGCTGTTGCTTCCACCGTGGGACACGATAGCCACAACCTCATCGTGGCCGGCGTAGACGAGACCGCCATGGCGGCAGCAGCCAAGCACTTGGTAGCAATCGGGGGAGGCATGGCGGTAGCGTTGGGAAATGAGTTGACCTCGCTACCGCTAGAGATCTGCGGCCTTATGTCAACAGCGACTATTGACTCGGTCGTGCCGCAATACCGCTTACTTCTGGCAGCCGCCAAGCAGACCGGCACAACGAGCAAGAACGTCTTTCTCTTGCTCTCGTTTCTCGCCTTGCCCGTCATCCCACAACTAAAGATTACGAATCGCGGCCTGGTGGATGTGGATGCCTTTGCGCCGGTACCACTACTCGTAGAATAG
- a CDS encoding phosphoribosyltransferase family protein, with product MRFDRTITVPEGGLATKHDDLLPEGMADRVDCILIPEWVLQDRVAGLAQQIHDGCANCNELVLLVVLKGAFVFAADLGRAISRLGGLEFRYEFIRTSAYGHTIKQENEEAREVSVARLPADLAGKDVLLVEDLIDQGFTLTALKQRVLEAGVRSVRTCVLLSKRIKLPSTVVERNRSALTLDYVGFEVPDRWVAGYGTDASEDFRMLPYIVTVREQLYATSDE from the coding sequence ATGCGCTTCGATCGAACCATCACGGTGCCGGAGGGAGGTCTGGCCACTAAGCATGACGACCTCTTGCCGGAGGGCATGGCAGATAGGGTAGACTGCATTCTTATACCCGAATGGGTCCTGCAAGACCGCGTTGCGGGCCTGGCGCAACAGATCCACGATGGTTGCGCCAATTGCAACGAGCTTGTCTTGCTCGTGGTCCTCAAGGGCGCGTTCGTCTTTGCCGCGGATCTCGGCCGCGCCATCTCACGGCTCGGCGGCTTGGAATTCCGCTATGAGTTCATTCGCACCAGCGCCTACGGTCATACCATCAAGCAAGAGAACGAAGAGGCGCGTGAGGTGAGCGTAGCAAGGCTGCCCGCAGACCTGGCGGGCAAAGACGTGCTGCTGGTTGAAGACCTGATTGACCAAGGCTTTACGCTGACCGCCCTCAAGCAACGCGTCCTCGAGGCAGGTGTCCGCTCAGTACGCACGTGCGTTCTCCTTTCCAAGCGCATCAAACTGCCTTCGACAGTGGTGGAGCGCAATCGCTCCGCCCTGACCCTCGATTACGTCGGCTTTGAAGTCCCTGACCGCTGGGTTGCAGGCTACGGCACCGACGCGAGCGAGGACTTCCGCATGCTGCCGTACATCGTCACCGTGCGCGAGCAGCTCTATGCGACAAGCGACGAGTGA